Proteins from one Silurus meridionalis isolate SWU-2019-XX chromosome 3, ASM1480568v1, whole genome shotgun sequence genomic window:
- the mcf2lb gene encoding guanine nucleotide exchange factor DBS isoform X1, with amino-acid sequence MDVHTGGRGKCVRIPLKEAEKYHRLTLCCCRLYNEIMQKETSPICAADIITELKKKFAILSGGRGQDGSPIIIFPEFPSFGEISDQEFHNVLTYLTSVPSLSAAGVGFILVIDRRQDRWACVKGTLIRISSGFPGNLRLVLVLRPHTLLQRTLSDIFFKYHGDDFKMKVPVIMLSTLDELHSYIEQSQLTQELGGTQQYCHNTWISHRTGIEGFAFLVKRMTQRLQVLGRELAETDLPNTPQATSNLLNTHSSKKQSIKEELAGALGQGRIILRNIREPVHRDPDSTLNPDQLENLATVHRLLSQLNESSAAFDDFWIQHQNKLELCLQLCQFEHNFQQVSTEMKLMNERMAALSHIGISQTHAEHLLRELSDQENRSLELLDRIEALVNEGTRFIDSCENGDENVMMKCTELKNAREKLLQKLKAKRSMLLQAIDLHQKLQSVCNWHDDGIYMLASQQLDKCQSQEGAESALQELEGYMETAVELQQWDVCVFCKEYESVLNKELKEQIEQVFGKRASLQEMFEKRRVSLKKLAAKQTRPVQPVAPTPEAIKSPPSSPTLRGCGKSYASIDSQSHYNEVSSEQNNEGSRTASLSDEEENLAVLRRHVMNELLETERAYVEELLCVLQGYAAEMDNPAMASIIPAALQNKQNVLFGNMQEIYFFHKTTFLRELETYTDHPELVGRCFLERMGDLQIYEKYCQNKPRSESLWRQCSDCAFFQECQKKLEHKLGLDSYLLKPVQRITKYQLLLKELIKYSKGCEGVVELQAALSSLLGILKAVNDSMHLIAINGYEGNLGDLGRLLMQGSFSVWAEHKRGHVKMMELARFKPMQRHLFLHEKALLFCKKREENGEGYEKAPSYSFKQELSMRAIGITEHAKGDNKKFEIWLNSRDEVYTVQAASEDIKTTWVKEIRKLLTGQLEACREAFQQKTTSQLTAEDNSLERPGRDGLSNTNGDVKKQRVEEEQDNEPSSLGDKKTDRATRSCSSFDTKPRRQDVKSDPTPLETGSHPHLSGVRWLSTSNLFQNRRKGWIKSSVSLDPSVVHYDYFNPEDQVTSESEEQEKNLTANV; translated from the exons ATGGATGTACACACCGGAGGACGAGGGAAATGTGTTCGTATTCCCCTGAAAGAGGCAGAAAAATACCACCGCTTGACTCTCTGCTGCTGTCGACTCTACA ATGAGATTATGCAAAAGGAGACGAGTCCAATCTGTGCTGCTGACATCATCACTGAGCTGAAGAAGAAGTTTGCTATCCTGTCTG GTGGCAGAGGGCAGGATGGTAGTCCTAtcatcatcttcccagaatttCCATCATTTGGTGAGATCAGTGATCAAGAGTTTCACAATGTTCTCACCTATCTGACAAGCGTTCCCAG cttaaGTGCAGCAGGAGTTGGCTTCATCTTAGTGATTGACAGGCGCCAGGATCGCTGGGCATGTGTGAAAGGAACATTAATCCGTATCTCA AGCGGCTTTCCAGGAAACCTACGGCTGGTTCTGGTGCTACGGCCCCATACACTCCTGCAGCGCACTCTTTCAGACATTTTCTTCAAGTACCATGGTGATGATTTCAAGATGAAAGTACCG GTTATCATGCTGAGTACACTGGATGAGCTACATTCGTATATAGAGCAAAGCCAACTGACCCAAGAACTCGGTGGTACTCAGCAATATTGCCATAACACCTGGATTTCCCACCGCACA ggCATAGAAGGCTTTGCTTTCCTAGTCAAGCGGATGACACAAAGACTGCAGGTTTTAGGCAGGGAACTGGCGGAGACTGACCTCCCCAACACCCCTCAAGCTACCAGCAATCtgctcaacacacacagcagcaagAAACAAAGCATTAAG GAGGAGCTAGCAGGAGCGCTGGGACAAGGGCGAATCATCTTGAGGAACATCCGTGAACCGGTGCACAGGGACCCAGACAGCACTCTGAATCCAGACCAGCTGGAGAACTTGGCCACTGTGCATCG ATTACTGTCGCAGTTAAATGAGAGCTCAGCAGCGTTCGATGATTTCTGGATACAGCATCAGAATAAGCTGGAATTGTGCTTGCAACTCTGCCAGTTTGAGCACAACTTTCAGCAG GTATCAACAGAAATGAAGCTCATGAATGAGAGAATGGCTGCTCTCTCACATATAGGAATCAGCCAAACCCATGCAGAACATCTCCTCAGAGAACTGAGCGACCAGGAAAATAGATCACTT GAACTTTTGGACAGGATAGAAGCCTTGGTTAACGAAGGCACACGTTTCATCGATAGCTGCGAAAATGGGGACGAAAATGTCATGATGAAATGCACCGAGCTGAAAAATGCCAGAGAGAAACTTTTACAGAAGCTCAAAGCCAAGAGAAGTATGTTGCTCCAGGCCATAGATCTCCATCAGAAACTGCAGAgt GTGTGTAATTGGCATGATGATGGTATTTACATGCTGGCATCTCAGCAGCTTGATAAGTGTCAGTCACAGGAGGGGGCCGAGTCTGCACTGCAAGAGCTGGAGGGCTACATGGAAACGGCCGTTGAGCTGCAGCagtgggatgtgtgtgtgttctgcaaaGAGTACGAAAGCGTGTTAAATAAAGAATTGAAG gaaCAAATAGAGCAAGTTTTTGGAAAGAGAGCTTCGCTACAGGAGATGTTTGAGAAAAGGAGGGTCAGTCTGAAGAAGCTAGCTGCCAAACAGACACGCCCGGTCCAGCCTGTAGCCCCAACACCTGAAGCCATTAAATCACCTCCATCCTCACCAA CTCTTAGAGGTTGTGGAAAGAGCTACGCTAGCATTGACTCACAGAGTCACTATAATGAA GTGTCTTCTGAGCAAAATAACGAAGGCAGCCGTACTGCCTCGCTGTCAGACGAGGAGGAAAACCTGGCTGTACTCCGCAG GCATGTAATGAACGAGCTCCTGGAAACAGAAAGAGCGTATGTAGAAGAACTTCTGTGTGTTCTGCAG GGCTATGCAGCTGAAATGGACAATCCGGCCATGGCTTCCATCATCCCCGCTGCCCTGCAGAACAAACAGAACGTGCTGTTCGGAAACATGCAGGAGATCTATTTCTTTCACAAAAC GACATTTTTGAGAGAGTTGGAGACTTACACAGATCACCCTGAGCTTGTAGGACGCTGTTTTCTGGAAAGG ATGGGAGACCTGCAGATTTATGAGAAATACTGCCAGAATAAACCTCGATCTGAGAGCCTGTGGAGACAGTGCTCAGACTGTGCATTCTTTCAG GAATGTCAGAAGAAACTGGAACACAAACTGGGGTTGGACTCATACCTGCTCAAGCCTGTTCAGAGAATTACTAAATACCAACTTCTACTGAAG gagcttattaagtacagtaaaggCTGTGAGGGTGTAGTGGAGTTGCAGGCAGCGCTCTCCTCTTTACTAGGCATTCTAAAGGCCGTCAATGATTCAATGCACCTCATTGCAATTAACGGATATGAG GGTAACCTTGGTGATCTGGGCAGGCTACTTATGCAGGGTTCATTCAGTGTGTGGGCGGAACATAAGCGTGGCCATGTGAAGATGATGGAGCTGGCACGTTTTAAACCCATGCAGAGACACCTGTTCCTCCACGAGAAAGCTCTGCTCTTCTGTAAGAAGCGTGAAGAAAATGGCGAAGGATATGAAAAGGCGCCATCCTACAGCTTCAAACAGGAACTGAGT ATGCGTGCCATTGGAATCACTGAACATGCCAAAGGAGATAATAAAAAGTTTGAGATCTGGTTGAACTCCAGAGACGAGGTGTACACTgtgcag GCAGCATCTGAAGATATTAAGACAACCTGGGTGAAAGAAATCCGGAAACTTTTAACAGGACAGCTGGAGGCCTGCAGGG AAGCTTTCCAGCAGAAGACTACCAGCCAGTTAACTGCAGAGGACAATTCACTTGAAAG aCCAGGGAGAGATGGCCTGAGTAATACAAATGGAGATGTGAAAAAACAGAGGGTAGAAGAAGAACAAGACAATGAACCGAGCAGCCTCGGGgacaaaaaaacagatagaGCAACAA GATCATGCTCCAGCTTCGACACCAAACCCAGACGACAAGATGTCAAAAGTGACCCAACACCCTTAG AAACAGGGTCACACCCCCATTTAAGTGGAGTCAGGTGGTTAAGTACATCGAAC
- the mcf2lb gene encoding guanine nucleotide exchange factor DBS isoform X4, translated as MDVHTGGRGKCVRIPLKEAEKYHRLTLCCCRLYNEIMQKETSPICAADIITELKKKFAILSGGRGQDGSPIIIFPEFPSFGEISDQEFHNVLTYLTSVPSLSAAGVGFILVIDRRQDRWACVKGTLIRISSGFPGNLRLVLVLRPHTLLQRTLSDIFFKYHGDDFKMKVPVIMLSTLDELHSYIEQSQLTQELGGTQQYCHNTWISHRTGIEGFAFLVKRMTQRLQVLGRELAETDLPNTPQATSNLLNTHSSKKQSIKEELAGALGQGRIILRNIREPVHRDPDSTLNPDQLENLATVHRLLSQLNESSAAFDDFWIQHQNKLELCLQLCQFEHNFQQVSTEMKLMNERMAALSHIGISQTHAEHLLRELSDQENRSLELLDRIEALVNEGTRFIDSCENGDENVMMKCTELKNAREKLLQKLKAKRSMLLQAIDLHQKLQSVCNWHDDGIYMLASQQLDKCQSQEGAESALQELEGYMETAVELQQWDVCVFCKEYESVLNKELKEQIEQVFGKRASLQEMFEKRRVSLKKLAAKQTRPVQPVAPTPEAIKSPPSSPTLRGCGKSYASIDSQSHYNEVSSEQNNEGSRTASLSDEEENLAVLRRHVMNELLETERAYVEELLCVLQGYAAEMDNPAMASIIPAALQNKQNVLFGNMQEIYFFHKTTFLRELETYTDHPELVGRCFLERMGDLQIYEKYCQNKPRSESLWRQCSDCAFFQECQKKLEHKLGLDSYLLKPVQRITKYQLLLKELIKYSKGCEGVVELQAALSSLLGILKAVNDSMHLIAINGYEGNLGDLGRLLMQGSFSVWAEHKRGHVKMMELARFKPMQRHLFLHEKALLFCKKREENGEGYEKAPSYSFKQELSMRAIGITEHAKGDNKKFEIWLNSRDEVYTVQAASEDIKTTWVKEIRKLLTGQLEACREAFQQKTTSQLTAEDNSLERPGRDGLSNTNGDVKKQRVEEEQDNEPSSLGDKKTDRATRSCSSFDTKPRRQDVKSDPTPLGWIKSSVSLDPSVVHYDYFNPEDQVTSESEEQEKNLTANV; from the exons ATGGATGTACACACCGGAGGACGAGGGAAATGTGTTCGTATTCCCCTGAAAGAGGCAGAAAAATACCACCGCTTGACTCTCTGCTGCTGTCGACTCTACA ATGAGATTATGCAAAAGGAGACGAGTCCAATCTGTGCTGCTGACATCATCACTGAGCTGAAGAAGAAGTTTGCTATCCTGTCTG GTGGCAGAGGGCAGGATGGTAGTCCTAtcatcatcttcccagaatttCCATCATTTGGTGAGATCAGTGATCAAGAGTTTCACAATGTTCTCACCTATCTGACAAGCGTTCCCAG cttaaGTGCAGCAGGAGTTGGCTTCATCTTAGTGATTGACAGGCGCCAGGATCGCTGGGCATGTGTGAAAGGAACATTAATCCGTATCTCA AGCGGCTTTCCAGGAAACCTACGGCTGGTTCTGGTGCTACGGCCCCATACACTCCTGCAGCGCACTCTTTCAGACATTTTCTTCAAGTACCATGGTGATGATTTCAAGATGAAAGTACCG GTTATCATGCTGAGTACACTGGATGAGCTACATTCGTATATAGAGCAAAGCCAACTGACCCAAGAACTCGGTGGTACTCAGCAATATTGCCATAACACCTGGATTTCCCACCGCACA ggCATAGAAGGCTTTGCTTTCCTAGTCAAGCGGATGACACAAAGACTGCAGGTTTTAGGCAGGGAACTGGCGGAGACTGACCTCCCCAACACCCCTCAAGCTACCAGCAATCtgctcaacacacacagcagcaagAAACAAAGCATTAAG GAGGAGCTAGCAGGAGCGCTGGGACAAGGGCGAATCATCTTGAGGAACATCCGTGAACCGGTGCACAGGGACCCAGACAGCACTCTGAATCCAGACCAGCTGGAGAACTTGGCCACTGTGCATCG ATTACTGTCGCAGTTAAATGAGAGCTCAGCAGCGTTCGATGATTTCTGGATACAGCATCAGAATAAGCTGGAATTGTGCTTGCAACTCTGCCAGTTTGAGCACAACTTTCAGCAG GTATCAACAGAAATGAAGCTCATGAATGAGAGAATGGCTGCTCTCTCACATATAGGAATCAGCCAAACCCATGCAGAACATCTCCTCAGAGAACTGAGCGACCAGGAAAATAGATCACTT GAACTTTTGGACAGGATAGAAGCCTTGGTTAACGAAGGCACACGTTTCATCGATAGCTGCGAAAATGGGGACGAAAATGTCATGATGAAATGCACCGAGCTGAAAAATGCCAGAGAGAAACTTTTACAGAAGCTCAAAGCCAAGAGAAGTATGTTGCTCCAGGCCATAGATCTCCATCAGAAACTGCAGAgt GTGTGTAATTGGCATGATGATGGTATTTACATGCTGGCATCTCAGCAGCTTGATAAGTGTCAGTCACAGGAGGGGGCCGAGTCTGCACTGCAAGAGCTGGAGGGCTACATGGAAACGGCCGTTGAGCTGCAGCagtgggatgtgtgtgtgttctgcaaaGAGTACGAAAGCGTGTTAAATAAAGAATTGAAG gaaCAAATAGAGCAAGTTTTTGGAAAGAGAGCTTCGCTACAGGAGATGTTTGAGAAAAGGAGGGTCAGTCTGAAGAAGCTAGCTGCCAAACAGACACGCCCGGTCCAGCCTGTAGCCCCAACACCTGAAGCCATTAAATCACCTCCATCCTCACCAA CTCTTAGAGGTTGTGGAAAGAGCTACGCTAGCATTGACTCACAGAGTCACTATAATGAA GTGTCTTCTGAGCAAAATAACGAAGGCAGCCGTACTGCCTCGCTGTCAGACGAGGAGGAAAACCTGGCTGTACTCCGCAG GCATGTAATGAACGAGCTCCTGGAAACAGAAAGAGCGTATGTAGAAGAACTTCTGTGTGTTCTGCAG GGCTATGCAGCTGAAATGGACAATCCGGCCATGGCTTCCATCATCCCCGCTGCCCTGCAGAACAAACAGAACGTGCTGTTCGGAAACATGCAGGAGATCTATTTCTTTCACAAAAC GACATTTTTGAGAGAGTTGGAGACTTACACAGATCACCCTGAGCTTGTAGGACGCTGTTTTCTGGAAAGG ATGGGAGACCTGCAGATTTATGAGAAATACTGCCAGAATAAACCTCGATCTGAGAGCCTGTGGAGACAGTGCTCAGACTGTGCATTCTTTCAG GAATGTCAGAAGAAACTGGAACACAAACTGGGGTTGGACTCATACCTGCTCAAGCCTGTTCAGAGAATTACTAAATACCAACTTCTACTGAAG gagcttattaagtacagtaaaggCTGTGAGGGTGTAGTGGAGTTGCAGGCAGCGCTCTCCTCTTTACTAGGCATTCTAAAGGCCGTCAATGATTCAATGCACCTCATTGCAATTAACGGATATGAG GGTAACCTTGGTGATCTGGGCAGGCTACTTATGCAGGGTTCATTCAGTGTGTGGGCGGAACATAAGCGTGGCCATGTGAAGATGATGGAGCTGGCACGTTTTAAACCCATGCAGAGACACCTGTTCCTCCACGAGAAAGCTCTGCTCTTCTGTAAGAAGCGTGAAGAAAATGGCGAAGGATATGAAAAGGCGCCATCCTACAGCTTCAAACAGGAACTGAGT ATGCGTGCCATTGGAATCACTGAACATGCCAAAGGAGATAATAAAAAGTTTGAGATCTGGTTGAACTCCAGAGACGAGGTGTACACTgtgcag GCAGCATCTGAAGATATTAAGACAACCTGGGTGAAAGAAATCCGGAAACTTTTAACAGGACAGCTGGAGGCCTGCAGGG AAGCTTTCCAGCAGAAGACTACCAGCCAGTTAACTGCAGAGGACAATTCACTTGAAAG aCCAGGGAGAGATGGCCTGAGTAATACAAATGGAGATGTGAAAAAACAGAGGGTAGAAGAAGAACAAGACAATGAACCGAGCAGCCTCGGGgacaaaaaaacagatagaGCAACAA GATCATGCTCCAGCTTCGACACCAAACCCAGACGACAAGATGTCAAAAGTGACCCAACACCCTTAG